The Candidatus Manganitrophaceae bacterium region CGGGATCATGATGATTCCGATCGCGCTCCGTAGCACCGAAGAGTTTTTGACTTTGGTCCCCGCCTCGATCCGGGAGGCGGCGCTCGCGCTGGGACTGCCGGAGTGGAAGGTGATCACCTTCGTCGTGATCCCGACCGCCTTTCGAGGAATTCTGACCGGGGTGATGCTCGATATCGCGCGGGTGGCGGGGGAGACCGCCCCGCTCCTCTTCACCGCCTTCAGCAACCGCTTCTGGGCCAAGGGGCTGATGGAGCCGACCGCGAGCCTGCCGGTGATGATCTACACCTATGCCATCGCCCCGTATGAAGACTGGCATCGCCAAGCGTGGGCCGCCGGGATGGTCCTCTTGATGCTCGTGCTCGTCGCCAATCTGGTTGCGCGGCTCGTCCTGCACCGTCGATTCTTTCAATCTGGGGCATCTTGATGAGCAAACCGATCTTTGAAATCAGTCAACTCCACGCCTGGTTCGGCGAGGTCCATGTCCTGAAAGGGATCAACCTCTCGATTGCGCCACGGGAGGTCACCGCCC contains the following coding sequences:
- the pstA gene encoding phosphate ABC transporter permease PstA, encoding MLSLTGLFTLLTLGVLFFILGYITYHGITALDWDFFTKLPKPVGETGGGMANAIVGTIKLLGLASLIGVPIGFFGGVYLSEYGKETTLGFLVRFSTDLLNGFPSIVMGIFAYILIVLPMKHFSALAGGFALGIMMIPIALRSTEEFLTLVPASIREAALALGLPEWKVITFVVIPTAFRGILTGVMLDIARVAGETAPLLFTAFSNRFWAKGLMEPTASLPVMIYTYAIAPYEDWHRQAWAAGMVLLMLVLVANLVARLVLHRRFFQSGAS